Genomic segment of Planctomycetaceae bacterium:
GCTGATGGTACACGGCAACCCCACGTGGAGTTTCGCGTGGCGGCATCTGGTGGCAGAGTTCAGGTCTCAGTTTCGAGTCATCGCCGTCGACCATCTGGGTTGCGGGTTTTCATCCCGTCCGCAGGCGGACGTTTACACTCTGGCGGGGCACATCGACCGGCTGTCGAAACTGGTCGCGCTGCTGGACTTGCAGAACGTCACGCTGATCGCCCACGACTGGGGTGGAGCGATCGGGATGGGATGTGCCGCAAGTCAGCCCGAACGATTTCGGCAATTTGTGCTGATGAATACTGCCGCATTTCGCAGTCGCGGAATTCCACTTCGAATCGCCGTTTGCCGCATTCCGGTTCTGGGGACTCTGGCTCTTCGCGGCCTGAACCTGTTCTCGCTGGCTGCCCTGAAGATGGCAGTGGAAAAGCCGCTCAGTCCCGCGGCCAGGCGCGGGTTACTCGCGCCATACACTTCGTGGGCTCGGCGAATCGCCGTTCGGGAATTCGTTCGTGACATTCCGATGGCGCAAGATCACCGCAGCTACAACACGCTGCTGGAAGTTGAAGAATCACTTGAACAGTTTCGCCATTT
This window contains:
- a CDS encoding alpha/beta fold hydrolase, with the translated sequence MASDRILNPEDVPADLRETAADREGFAAEYPFESHWAEVSGQVLHFVDEGSGPVLLMVHGNPTWSFAWRHLVAEFRSQFRVIAVDHLGCGFSSRPQADVYTLAGHIDRLSKLVALLDLQNVTLIAHDWGGAIGMGCAASQPERFRQFVLMNTAAFRSRGIPLRIAVCRIPVLGTLALRGLNLFSLAALKMAVEKPLSPAARRGLLAPYTSWARRIAVREFVRDIPMAQDHRSYNTLLEVEESLEQFRHLPVLLIWGMKDWCFTPEFLHEFQTRFPDAETHEISDAGHYVFEDAGAEVGDRLRLFLNRE